AACTTCTGAGTCAGGAATATTTACTGTGGCCCAATCGGAATCCaattctggaatgttctccctAGCGGCACTTTAAGGGTCAACCCCATCATCTTGACAGCTGAGGACACCAAGACCCAAAGAGGGAAGGGGATAGCTTGAAATCGCATGTGGGAATATAGTACATATAGTTAGTGCCTCCAGCGTCAGATTCCCATAACCGATTATTTCATCCCGTGCTTGCAAATCGGGTCATTAGCactactgtccccattttatgcATGAGAAACAGAGGCTCTGAAAAAGCGCGGTGAGATGTTCAAGGTCACCACATTAGCAGATGGAAGAGTCAGGCGGACACCAGGTCTCCAAACTAGTTCTTTTCCCAGCTGCCAGCCGGTCGTCTTGGGAGCCAGGTAGAAAACCAAACCCAGCCTTTGGAGGAACACAGGCTTTCAATTCAAGCCCTAGTCCAGCCACTGAACAGCTCTGTAACCTTAAGTTACTTAAGTTCTCCAAGAcgattttttaattccaaaactGGGGAATCCTACCATCTACTCACAGTGGAGCTTTGAAGACgaaatgagatatatatatattttttaaagatttatttatttatttatttgacagagatagtgacagtcagcgagagagggaacacaagcagggggagtgggagaggaagaagcaggctcatagcggaggaacctgatgtggggctcgatcccagaacgccgggatcacgccctgagccgaaggcagatgcttaaccgctgtgccacccaggcgcccccgaaatgAGGTATTTTAATCTCCCAACAACAGTGTCtgtacacagtaagtgcttaataaatattagccagCATCAGTTCTCTGGAATCAAAGACTCCTTCCCCCAACAATATTAGCTTCTCTTCTGGAGGCACTACTAAGTGCCAGGTGTGATGCTAAGCGTTTTCCACTGAAGGACGACTCACTCGGACCATCCTAACCTCACTGAGGGAGGGAAGACGAAGGGGaaagtctgctactccctctttGTTTCTTGTTGCCTCTGCCAACAGCTCATAAACTTTCATCATTTACGTGCCCCCTTGCTGGAGGTTGCCATATCTGTGCAccagttttcattgtttttaaaagcaaactcaacccccaacgtggggctcgaactcacaaccccgagatcaagagtcgcatgctctaccgactgagccagccaagctcCGCACACCCATGCGTACCAGTTCTAGAACTTAAATTTCTGGTTTAGTTTTGCCCTAAGCAAGAACACTATCAGATATTAGGTTTGAGCGCTAGTTATAGTCTTCCTTATACACATTAAAACATACACATCCGCCGTTACaatgaaaaatgtaattatttaaaatatcccaGAAAAAAAGACGATAGGACAAGATTGGAAAATactccagaaagaaagaagatagaacAGTATTGGCAAAACATCGATCACTGTGAAACCAGATGCTGAGTGCACGGGGGCCGTAGCCTTCTCTAATTCTTCGTGtctttgaaattttcataataaaatagttttaaaaaataaaataaaacacagttatCAAACCTAGAGATGGGGAAGGGAATGTTCTTTCGCAGAGACCTAGAACCACGTCACATTCCCCAGTGGGAAAAGCTAGTCCATAATAGCTCCTAGAAGGTCAGAGTCACGGGGACAGACGCTCAGGCTTCATTCTTTCACACGGGCTGCAAGCCCTGTGCTTGGAACAACTAGTCACAGAGACAAACGCCCAATTAACGTCTGCTGAATCAACGAGGGAATGATTACCAAGCCTCTTACCTTCCTTGTGGCTTCCGGCTCCGTCTCCTTGGATGCCCTGTCCTGCTAACTCTCCCCAGAGAGCGGGCAAGAAATTAACTCAGAAATTTGTACCCCAACATGATAAGCACTGCAAAAATAAGCCTCGTGTGAGGAGCTCCTGCTGTTTTTCATTTACGGCCATACCATTTGGCGTCTGTTACCATGGAAAACATCTAGAAAGTTTCAACAACTGCCCACAATCACACTTGGTGGGCACTGGACCACTTCTGCTAAATGCAGCCAAATGTGTTCCGTGGTATTCCTAGGCTACTGGCCTTTATGTATTTGGCCAGAGAATCTCTTAACCAGACGCTGTGAAGTTTTATAACCAATATCACAAGTGGCTTAAGTGCCATCAGCCTGGCACTGAGGTGGTCTCGGGAGCCAGAAAGGACCCTGTGCTTTAGGATTCTGATGTCTACCTGCAGCCCAGCACCCTTCGTGCCTGTTCGAAGCTGGAGCGAAGCGCATCCTCGCCCACCCGCACCTGCAGCTGAGCAAATGCTACCTTCTCTCCGAAGATACTCTCTGGGATATTCTGGGATTACATTCAGGTACCAAATTAGGTGTCTCAATTAAAGGTTGAATATACTACAAGTCTAAATCTACCAAGGAGGATAGAAAGACCTTGGTGGGATCGTTTTTTGTGTATATAATTAAAAGACAGTAAGAGTATGCTGCTCTGTTATGCAAAGCAATTACAACAtcgtttctttcttcctttgctggAGGATATGGGCCAAATTTCTATTAAATATCCGTACGCCTTTTGAATCTTCCTATGTATTCAGTGTAACTCTTTTGAATATGGCAACAATAAGAGAGAGTATATGACTAACTTAAAGACCCAAAATaacagaaacaattttttttaaaaagtctgagcAATTAAGAGTAGCAGTTCCATCGGCTGCCACAAACTACAAATACAGAAATTAGGTTTCTACGCCCCAAATCTTTATTCTGGAAATTGCTTGCTCTCTTGCTTATCGGGTGAGAACAACCCAACACCTCCTTTCTATGGCTCTTCTTGAGAAATGAAGCGGATGGAGGGTTGGtggcccaggagcccctcatgAACATTAGTTCCATATGATCCATGGTCCCACGTGGTATTGAGCCAACTGGACCACCCGACTAAGTTGAGGCTGCATCTGATCCACGGCTTGTGTAATAAATTAAACCAAAAGCATCTTTTCAAGCAAGTGATCAGCAGATAACTCAGTTTAAAAATTCtacacaaactgagggctccagaggggcagggggggaggaatgggatagactggtgaggggtagtaaggagggcacgtattgcatggtgcactgggtgttatacgcaactgatgaatcatcgaactttgcatcagaaaccagggatgtactgtatggtgactaacataatataataaaaaaacatttaaaaaaatttttaaaaaattctacacggaggacccctgggtggctcagtcattaagcatctgtcttgggctcaagtcatgatcccagggtccagggtttgagtcctgcatcggctctctgctcagtggggagtctgcttctccccgctccctgtgcccccccgcccgctcatgctctctctctctctctcaaataaacaaatctaatcttaaaaaaaatgttctagacagaaataaagcagaaatgGCCCATAGACAAATGAAAAGGTGCTCACTCTCACTCCTATTGAGGGAAGTAAAGGGAAAATTGCTGGTCTGCTAAACTAGCCTCCTAAAAGCACCCCTtcgactatgagaaacaaactgaggacttcagaggggaggggggtgggggaatgggatagaccggtgatgggtagaaaggagggcacgtattgcatggtgcactgggtgttatacacaactaatgaatcatcgagccttacatcggaaaccggggatgtactgtatggtgactaacataatacaataaaaaatcatttaaaaaataaaataaaataaaaaaaataaaaataaaaataaaagcaccccTTCGTTCCATTGTTGCAAATGGAGCAATCttttaaacacaaaaatcaaGTTATCTTTTTCTGCTGCTTGAAACCTGGCTTCCCAGTTCACTTCTTGGGTATATTGAAATATACATTGTAATATACTTTAGCATAAACTGAATATAAATTACACAGTGCTGCAACTTTTCGCATTTACGGTGTCTTAGAAATCTTTTCATGTTAGCACACAGAGATCTGTCTTTGTAGCTGCGACGAACACAGGGCTAGTCGGCTAAGGTTCATTTAGCTCTTCTCTTATTAGTGAGCATTTGGGGAATTATCGATTTTGCACTGGTACAAACACTGCCAAAGCAAACACCCTATCTGTGCCTCCTTGTCTTACTTCGAGAGTTTGTCTTAAGGAAGACACTGAGAAGTAATTTTATAAGACCTCAATAGCCCCTGTCAAGCTGCCACACTAGCTGTGAGGACACCCCACCCATGGAGTGTGAGAGCCCTACTTCCTCACATTTGTGCCAATGTTTGCTTCTCGATGTTCTGGATTGTCTGTCTATGCCTGTGATTCCCATCGTTCTTCAATTCCGGGAAATTCTTGTAtgttcttgaattatttctttaaagaccATCTCTCTCCATCCTTTCCATTTTCTACGTGTTAAGGGTGGAACTCTGACTCTACAGCTCATgtgtctgcagttttcttttctacttacCATCTTTTCCACTGCATGATGGGAGGACATCGTGGCTCTGTCTTCCAAGTCACGAAGCTCTCTGGTTGTGTCCAATACATGCTCGCACCGGCTCGcactgggtgggggcggggctgggtcCTCGCTGCGCCGCCCCCGCTGCCCCCCCACCGCCCAGAGCACGGGGCCCGGAGCCCGGAGCGCGGGGGCCCAACGGTCGGCAGCCCCCGCCTGGCCCAGCAACCATGGGGGCGTCGGGGCGGCTCCTGCATGCGGTGCTCATGGGCGCCCCGGGCTCGGGCAAGCGCACCCTGGCGTTGCGAATCACCAAACACTTCCAGCTGCAGAAGTTCTCCAGCGGGGACCTGCTCCGAGACAACATGCTGCGGGACACAGAGTTCGGTGTGCTGGCCAAGGTTTTCATGGACCAGGGGAAGCTCATCCCGGACGACATCATGACCCGGCTGACCCTTCACGAACTGAAAAACTTCACCCGGGAGAGTTGGCTGCTGTGCGGTTTCCCCAGGACGCTGCGGCAAGCCGAGGCCCTGCAGAGGGTTTATCAGATACACCTGGTGATGAACCTGAGCGTGCCGGTGGAGGTCATCCGGCAACGCCTCTCTGCTCGCTGGATCCATCCGAGCAGCGGGCGCGTCTACAACCTCGAATTTAACCCTCCCAAGGCGGTCGGCGTGGACGATCTGACTGGCGAGCCTCTGGTTCAGCGTGAGGACGACAGACCGGAGACACTTAACGAGAGGCTGAAGGCTTACGAAGACCAGACCAAACCCGTCCTGGAATATTACCGGGAGAAGGGGGTGTTGGAAACCTTCTGCGGCACAGAAACCGACAAGATCTGGCCCTGTGTGTATGCCTTCCTGCAAACAAAAGTTCCACAAATAGACCAGAAAGCATCGGTGACTCCGTGAGGGCAAATACTTGGAATCAGCAAGATGAACagaatttcttcctcctctctttcagAAGTTCCTTGTTCTAAGGCTGCACCGTGTATGAATTCCTTGAGACTTACATGAgtttcattactttaaattttattttgcatactAAGGATAATGAGTCTCAGGCTGCAATTTGTCTTTGGAAATGGCCTCGTGTGTTTTATCCAGCTACGGGTTTGCGACTCAAAAACATCAGAGATGtccaagcttaaaaaaaaaaattgttttagagCAAAGTTGAAAGAGCAGTGGGTAGTAATCTGACTTGTGctcaggagggaaaagagattGACATCATATTTttctggaaaagtaaaaaaaaaaattacattatactCATTTGGAGACAATATCTCATCAGAGGCTTTTGTGTAGCCAGATGCCAAAAAAGACATTTCTAGCACATGGGGCATGGTTTTGTGAGAGGCTGTATCCATAAAATTCCAGATAAAAATAACTGGATTTCGGTGCAGCTTGCAAATTTACTGCTGCCTTTAAATCAAGAAACCTATAAGGTGGCTGGCTAAGCTACATATATTTTGTTGCTAAACATACTTTCAGTTTACTTGGAATTTTCAAGTTGctataaaaatgtatcaaataatATTTAGGCAAATATTACTTTGATGTGagttgttttcttctgaaaatgcaTGAGTGCTGAGGGATATAACTGATGTTAGAAACTGACATTATGACACAAGCTCTTGGATAAGCACCAAAGTTGAGTGGATGTTCTTTGATGGAAAATGTAATTGACATCTTAACATTTTCAGAGGTTACAGGGGTTAAGAAATGTGTGCTTTAGGATCTACTTGCCAGTTCTTTTTGATCATTATGCTTTGAAGAGTAACAaagtctttttcttaaaaaacaaagaagaaaaactggtAACACTACATGAAACACACATACTCTGTCATTAGGAGATAGAAATGGATCTGCCAGACCTGGTGGGAAATTTCCTTGACAAATACAGCAGTCATAATTAATAAACAGGTGTAGCAATAAAAAAGCTTTCTATGAGAGGTCAAAAGGACCAGGAAAGTGAGTTTGCTGAAGGCGGAGTGCTTTATTCCTGATGGAAGACGTTGATACCCGGGAGCGTTCACTGACACCCTCTCTTAAGGGGAGAAAGTCCTGCCAGTGTGTGTAATCTGATCAGCCatttttaaatccttattttAGATTCCTTCGTGGGGTTGGGAGGACACATGCTTATGTACCGTAGCCTGGTAGGAGTTGgggagagaggtggaggagaaACAGTGTATCTTCAATGACATTTCTACTCTTATTTCAGTTGGTGCTATATCAAAAGAAACAAGTTCTTGTGCTGTTATTAACTGCCTTTGAAAATGTGGCCCATTTCACTCTGGGcacttaaaatacaaataacagcTGGTGTCTCATATATTTGGGAGAAaaacttacttttctttctttggattgTATTTTTCATTCGTTGTCAATTTCTCAAAATGGACCAAGTCTTTTAAAAAGGGTTACAGAAAACATTTCAtccttcaaaatact
This Ursus arctos isolate Adak ecotype North America unplaced genomic scaffold, UrsArc2.0 scaffold_5, whole genome shotgun sequence DNA region includes the following protein-coding sequences:
- the LOC113261603 gene encoding GTP:AMP phosphotransferase AK3, mitochondrial-like: MGASGRLLHAVLMGAPGSGKRTLALRITKHFQLQKFSSGDLLRDNMLRDTEFGVLAKVFMDQGKLIPDDIMTRLTLHELKNFTRESWLLCGFPRTLRQAEALQRVYQIHLVMNLSVPVEVIRQRLSARWIHPSSGRVYNLEFNPPKAVGVDDLTGEPLVQREDDRPETLNERLKAYEDQTKPVLEYYREKGVLETFCGTETDKIWPCVYAFLQTKVPQIDQKASVTP